The genomic interval CGATGGCCAGCGGACCTCTCTTGACGCTGAACTTGATCGCATACGACAGGGCGAAGAGCGCCTGCACGGCCTCGGCATAGGCCTGCGATGTGTTCGGATCGCCCTGTCCGTCGACCATCAGGAAGCTCATGGCAGGGACATCGACGGCCGCGACCTCCTTGGCGGACGGCAGATAGAGGTGCCTCAACTCCCGCTTGAAATCGATCTTCTCCATAGGGTCCCTCGCCACTCCCTACCGCTTGGGGCGGAACTCGACGCCATCCATTCCGCCGATGCAATCGATACCTGCCGAGGAGGGCCGACGGCGTTCATAACTTCCGGGGTGCCCCAACTTAGCATCCGCTTGATGACCACTGAGGTGTTCGGACTGGAGGCGAAACCTTGTGTCGCCCTAGCGATCTACCCGTCGTGCTTGCCAACTTGTCGGATCTTGACGCACGTGTGAGCATGCCGTGACTCGCACAAACTGCTCATCGATGAAGAAAAAGATGACGTAAGGAAATCGGCTTAGGAGTGCCCGACGGTTGTCGCGGTGAACTTCCGGAAAGCGTAGCGGCGCTTCGAATACCGACTCGAGTGTTTGATCCACGGCATCGAGGAACTGAAACCCTAAGCCGGGAGAGCGCTGCTCGTACCAGATGGCTGCGTTTGTAATATCCAACTCCGCATCAAGCCAGACATCGCGATCAAAACTCACCGGCAATCCCGGAGCTTTTCGCTGATGCGCCCTTTGGCGTCGGTCCACTCCACGGGTGCTTGTG from Actinomycetota bacterium carries:
- a CDS encoding type II toxin-antitoxin system RelE/ParE family toxin, with the protein product MSFDRDVWLDAELDITNAAIWYEQRSPGLGFQFLDAVDQTLESVFEAPLRFPEVHRDNRRALLSRFPYVIFFFIDEQFVRVTACSHVRQDPTSWQARRVDR